Proteins from one Rubripirellula tenax genomic window:
- a CDS encoding DUF3516 domain-containing protein: MTNKHPAADTSDVPDRDELAAEYFEVLPYAPYPVQEEAMLAYFTGEQGVLVCAPTGTGKTMIAEAAVYEALRTGTRMYYTTPLIALTDQKLDELRESAVRWGFSPDQVGLVTGNRRVNPDAPVLVVVAEILLNRLLNTEAFDFADVSSVVMDEFHSFNDRERGVVWELTLGLLPAHIRTLLLSATVGNAMEFTSWLTRAHNRRLQLVVGTERKVPLQYSWVDDELLPEFCEKIADGDEIDRRTPALMFCFSRSQCWTTAELLKGKSVIDKIRQAELADYLHAADMSEGAGPKLKQILMRGVGVHHAGVLPRYRRMVEELFQRKLLAFCVCTETLAAGINLPARSVVLPSLMKGPRDKKKLCEIASAQQIFGRAGRPQFDAVGYVYALAHEDDVKINRWREKYDSIPEDTKDPGLMKAKKQLKKKMPKRRTDETYWTAAQFEQLQSADSANLESRGRLPWRLLAYLFGKDPNVQPIRDMIGRRLLTPKGIEEGQRDLNRMLITLWSAGYVELEPKPHAAELPPPPPTNKEKKAAKTAGLFGELLDQMRVDEPKSEPKPEEDNRDPKLIESRGYEVENYRPDSATPTERLERLVHIRSINPLFGVYLADQLAIADPNERIAALESVLEVPGTVARFCRMPSYDDMPAGTLATTRLDGQLLTLGLATSEELGAKKDEDEDIVDRGFGRVMFEEKVWPLTIGEKILRMFRNDFPRVHDVNVRPVWIVGELMEFGGDFNKYVTARKLQKEEGILFRHCLRMILLLDEMANIPPIESTVETWEDPLDELADRLTETCRKIDAQSTDEMLNQPGSEIDDLIELGRRNK; the protein is encoded by the coding sequence TGTACGAGGCGCTGCGAACCGGCACACGGATGTACTACACCACGCCGCTGATCGCGTTGACGGACCAGAAACTCGACGAGCTTCGCGAATCGGCCGTCCGCTGGGGCTTCTCGCCCGATCAAGTCGGCTTGGTCACGGGCAATCGTCGCGTCAATCCCGATGCGCCGGTGTTGGTCGTGGTCGCCGAAATTCTGTTGAATCGATTGCTCAATACCGAAGCGTTTGATTTCGCCGACGTCTCGTCGGTCGTCATGGACGAGTTCCACTCCTTCAACGATCGCGAGCGAGGCGTCGTTTGGGAATTGACCCTCGGTTTGCTACCCGCTCACATTCGCACGCTGTTGTTGTCCGCAACGGTCGGCAACGCGATGGAGTTCACGTCGTGGCTGACCCGCGCGCATAACCGACGACTGCAATTGGTCGTTGGCACCGAACGGAAAGTTCCGCTGCAGTACTCGTGGGTCGACGACGAATTGCTTCCTGAATTTTGCGAGAAGATCGCCGACGGTGACGAGATCGATCGTCGTACGCCGGCGTTGATGTTTTGTTTCAGCCGTTCGCAATGCTGGACGACCGCCGAGCTACTGAAGGGCAAGTCTGTTATCGATAAAATTCGCCAGGCCGAACTTGCCGACTATCTGCACGCTGCCGACATGTCCGAGGGTGCCGGGCCGAAGCTGAAACAGATTCTGATGCGCGGCGTCGGCGTTCACCATGCCGGTGTGTTGCCAAGGTATCGCCGCATGGTCGAAGAACTTTTCCAGCGAAAGCTGTTAGCGTTTTGCGTTTGCACCGAAACGCTTGCCGCCGGCATCAACTTGCCTGCCCGTTCGGTCGTGTTGCCCAGTTTGATGAAAGGTCCGCGCGACAAAAAGAAGCTCTGCGAGATCGCGTCCGCACAACAGATCTTCGGCCGCGCCGGTCGCCCACAGTTTGATGCCGTCGGGTACGTGTACGCGCTGGCGCATGAGGACGACGTCAAAATCAATCGTTGGCGAGAAAAGTATGATTCGATCCCCGAAGACACCAAAGATCCGGGATTGATGAAGGCGAAGAAGCAACTGAAAAAGAAGATGCCCAAACGGCGTACCGATGAAACGTATTGGACCGCCGCCCAGTTCGAACAGTTGCAATCCGCCGACTCGGCGAATCTAGAAAGCCGCGGACGATTGCCATGGCGCTTGCTTGCTTACCTTTTCGGAAAAGACCCCAACGTCCAACCCATCCGCGACATGATCGGTCGTCGCTTGCTGACGCCTAAGGGAATCGAAGAAGGGCAACGCGACTTGAATCGAATGCTGATCACACTGTGGTCCGCAGGCTATGTCGAATTGGAACCTAAGCCTCATGCCGCCGAACTACCGCCTCCGCCACCGACCAACAAAGAAAAGAAGGCGGCGAAAACCGCTGGCTTGTTTGGCGAATTGCTGGATCAAATGCGAGTCGACGAACCGAAATCGGAACCAAAGCCCGAGGAAGACAATCGTGATCCCAAGCTGATTGAAAGTCGCGGCTACGAAGTCGAAAACTATCGACCGGATTCCGCAACGCCCACCGAGCGACTGGAACGGCTTGTGCATATCCGCAGCATCAATCCCCTGTTTGGTGTCTACCTGGCCGATCAATTGGCCATCGCTGATCCTAACGAACGGATTGCGGCACTTGAAAGCGTGTTGGAAGTCCCCGGAACGGTCGCACGGTTTTGTCGCATGCCGTCGTATGACGATATGCCGGCAGGAACGCTTGCAACGACGCGACTTGACGGGCAACTGTTGACGCTCGGGCTGGCCACGTCCGAAGAACTGGGGGCCAAAAAAGATGAGGACGAAGACATCGTTGACCGAGGCTTCGGTCGCGTGATGTTCGAAGAAAAGGTTTGGCCGTTAACGATCGGCGAAAAGATTCTTCGCATGTTCCGAAACGATTTCCCAAGAGTCCATGACGTGAACGTGCGTCCGGTTTGGATCGTCGGTGAGTTGATGGAATTCGGCGGCGACTTCAACAAATACGTCACCGCCCGCAAACTGCAAAAGGAAGAGGGAATTCTGTTTCGGCACTGTTTGCGGATGATCCTGTTGCTCGATGAGATGGCGAACATACCGCCGATCGAATCGACGGTCGAAACGTGGGAAGATCCGCTTGACGAACTGGCTGACCGGCTAACCGAAACCTGTCGCAAGATCGACGCGCAAAGCACCGACGAAATGCTGAACCAACCGGGAAGCGAAATCGACG